The Pelodiscus sinensis isolate JC-2024 chromosome 30, ASM4963464v1, whole genome shotgun sequence genome has a window encoding:
- the LOC102453962 gene encoding olfactory receptor 10A4-like, translating to MRDSVPEANECNKNPSVFFNTSSACSEEVEPLCSNKMTYSENDPGKNKTISGGLILVGFSYLGELQILLFLLLLVTYLLTLMGNLLVIILVKLNPSLHTPMYFFLVNLSFLEICFTTSVVPQLLVHLLEEEKTISIAGCAVQMYVFNIMGLTECCLLAAMAYDRYVAICHPLHYTTFMSSRVCAQLAGASWFIGISVEVAQVTWLFNLPLCDSHRIHHFFCDIPPVLKMACTDTSKNNILGFFIIVLFIISPFLMIILSYFYIISTILKLPSVEGRRKAFSTCSSHIIVVSLFYGTALFIYLWRKFSPTVENDQIVSLMNIIVAPVVNPIIYTLRNKEVKGVLSKTLEKRKNRLRTI from the coding sequence ATGACCTATTCTGAGAATGACCCTGGCAAGAACAAGACCATTTCAGGTGGACTCATACTGGTGGGTTTTTCCTACCTTGGTGAGCTTCAAATCcttctgtttctgctgcttctggTCACCTACCTGCTCACTCTGATGGGGAACCTGCTCGTTATCATCCTGGTAAAGCTGAATCcttccctccacacccccatgtatttctttcTGGTGAACCTGTCCTTCCTGGAAATCTGCTTCACCACCAGTGTGGTCCCTCAGCTGCTGGTTCATCTCCTGGAGGAGGAAAAGACCATCTCCATTGCAGGCTGTGCAGTCCAGATGTACGTTTTCAACATCATGGGTCTCACCGAATGCTGCCTCCTCGCAGCCATGGCCTAtgaccgctacgtggccatctgccaccccttgCACTACACCACCTTCATGAGCAGCCGCGTGTGTGCACAGCTCGCGGGGGCTTCATGGTTCATTGGGATCTCAGTGGAGGTAGCTCAGGTCACGTGGCTCTTCAACCTGCCTTTATGTGATTCCCACCGCATCCACCACTTCTTCTGTGACATCCCACCCGTGCTGAAGATGGCCTGCACTGACACATCAAAGAATAACATTCTAGGATTCTTTATCATAGTGCTTTTTATCATTAGTCCTTTCTTGATGATAATCCTGTCCTATTTCTACATTATCTCCACCATCCTCAAGCTGCCGTCGGTGGAGGGCAGgcgtaaagccttctccacctgctcctcccacatcATAGTGGTGAGTTTGTTCTATGGAACGGCCCTTTTTATCTACCTGTGGCGGAAATTTAGCCCCACTGTGGAGAATGACCAAATAGTTTCCCTGATGAACATAATTGTAGCACCAGTGGTGAACCCCATAATATACACACTGAGGAACAAAGAGGTGAAGGGAGTCTTGAGCAAAACACTAGAgaagagaaagaacaggttaagaactatttag